Proteins encoded in a region of the Bacillus sp. T3 genome:
- a CDS encoding DNA (cytosine-5-)-methyltransferase, whose translation MREFTSIDLFSGPGGLATGFFWAGIKPLIAVEWTNTTVQTYSKSHNADIFELEQYLTGEMKNPEQFFLPNDKTLLIHGDINKVSNELIMKLLTERFGTKTVDIVTGGAPCESFSMAGKRAHEDDRDELFLNILRISRFVKSKMIMFENVKGLLSKKNKDESIFENICDEFEANDRETNYFLASRNPKEVLLKASDYGVPQNRERVFLVAIRQDLNAIYSYPEKTHGSDKIFPYVTVGNALLDLPQINAGEENNEYKFSLSDKNLEIQQKEFLFQMRGLTLGTPQHLSDNENILSSHRAVNHREKMIKRMELIRQGESMKTAAERLILEGKEDLRKDVFPAKLYGARNRRLKEDNPSFTVTSHCLDEMIHPLKDRGLTPREAARLQSFPDWYVFEGPYVKFHSDPEQDQYEQIGDAIPPLLAFALAKEVVKTLEQIYEQWSEDEKQEELINI comes from the coding sequence ATGAGGGAGTTTACAAGTATTGACTTGTTTTCTGGTCCAGGAGGTTTGGCAACAGGATTTTTTTGGGCTGGAATAAAACCATTAATTGCTGTTGAATGGACTAATACCACAGTCCAAACATATTCAAAATCGCACAATGCTGATATATTTGAACTAGAGCAATACTTAACTGGTGAAATGAAAAATCCAGAACAGTTTTTTTTACCGAATGATAAAACCCTTTTAATACATGGTGACATAAATAAAGTATCAAATGAATTAATTATGAAATTATTAACTGAACGGTTCGGGACAAAGACGGTTGATATTGTTACTGGAGGTGCTCCATGTGAAAGTTTTTCAATGGCTGGGAAAAGAGCACATGAAGACGACAGAGATGAATTATTTTTAAACATACTTCGAATCTCAAGATTTGTAAAAAGTAAAATGATAATGTTCGAAAATGTTAAAGGATTATTATCCAAAAAAAATAAAGATGAATCAATTTTTGAAAACATTTGTGATGAATTTGAGGCGAATGACAGAGAAACTAATTACTTTCTTGCTAGTCGTAATCCAAAAGAAGTTCTTTTAAAAGCAAGTGATTATGGTGTCCCACAAAATCGAGAACGTGTTTTTTTAGTTGCAATACGACAGGATTTAAATGCAATATATAGTTATCCAGAAAAAACCCACGGTTCAGATAAAATTTTTCCATATGTAACAGTAGGTAATGCACTTTTGGATTTGCCCCAAATAAATGCTGGTGAAGAGAATAATGAATACAAATTTAGTCTTTCTGATAAGAATCTAGAAATTCAACAAAAGGAATTTCTATTTCAAATGAGGGGCTTAACTCTAGGTACACCTCAACATTTATCTGATAACGAAAATATTCTTTCCAGTCATAGAGCAGTGAATCATCGGGAAAAAATGATAAAGAGAATGGAATTAATAAGACAGGGAGAAAGTATGAAAACTGCTGCGGAACGTCTTATTTTAGAAGGAAAAGAAGATTTAAGGAAAGATGTATTTCCAGCAAAATTATATGGTGCGAGGAATAGGCGTTTAAAAGAAGATAATCCTAGTTTTACAGTAACATCACATTGCTTAGATGAAATGATTCATCCACTAAAAGATAGGGGCTTAACCCCAAGAGAAGCGGCGCGCTTACAAAGTTTTCCGGATTGGTATGTGTTTGAAGGGCCATATGTTAAATTTCATTCGGATCCTGAACAGGATCAATATGAACAGATTGGGGACGCTATTCCACCCCTGTTAGCATTTGCTTTAGCAAAAGAAGTAGTGAAAACTCTTGAACAAATATATGAGCAGTGGTCAGAAGATGAAAAACAAGAAGAATTAATAAATATATAA
- a CDS encoding DUF3427 domain-containing protein, whose product MHKEADVEERLNYKDEIVDTRHFQWQTPHTTAQHKNSGQKTLFTIRVGELIFIYL is encoded by the coding sequence TTGCACAAAGAGGCAGATGTTGAGGAGAGACTGAATTACAAGGATGAAATAGTAGACACACGTCATTTCCAATGGCAAACACCACATACAACTGCCCAACATAAGAATTCTGGTCAAAAAACATTATTTACAATAAGAGTAGGGGAACTAATCTTCATTTATTTGTGA